From a single Paenibacillus sp. FSL R5-0345 genomic region:
- a CDS encoding HAD family hydrolase, whose amino-acid sequence MIKGIIFDFDGTIIDTETAWYTAFNEAYAEYGVDLTLEQYSTCIGTSLNSFNPYEYLMTDLKLAIDKEAFSKAVKQRHSKLMELETIRPGIQHYLDSAKKAGLRIGLASSSSLEWVEKYLNQLGIRDYFECIRTADHVAKVKPDPELYNQTLACLGITSNEAVAIEDSPNGSKAAAAAGIRCIVTPNEITNFLEFDKQHHKIDNLSLLDFDHVITQRCFV is encoded by the coding sequence GTGATCAAAGGCATTATTTTTGATTTTGACGGAACGATTATCGACACGGAGACTGCTTGGTACACCGCTTTTAACGAGGCTTATGCTGAATATGGAGTGGATTTGACGCTTGAACAGTACTCCACCTGCATTGGCACAAGCTTAAACAGCTTTAATCCTTATGAGTACTTGATGACTGATCTTAAGCTTGCCATTGATAAAGAGGCTTTCAGTAAGGCTGTTAAACAGAGACATAGCAAACTTATGGAATTGGAAACGATTCGGCCAGGTATACAGCATTATCTGGATTCTGCCAAAAAAGCTGGACTACGCATAGGGCTGGCCTCAAGCTCTTCACTGGAATGGGTGGAGAAATACTTGAATCAATTGGGCATACGCGATTATTTCGAATGTATTCGGACGGCCGATCATGTGGCAAAAGTGAAACCAGATCCAGAGCTATATAACCAAACATTAGCTTGTCTTGGAATCACCTCTAATGAGGCAGTTGCCATTGAGGATTCACCGAATGGTTCTAAGGCAGCGGCAGCAGCTGGTATCCGTTGTATTGTGACTCCTAATGAGATTACCAATTTCCTTGAATTCGATAAACAACATCACAAAATAGATAATCTAAGTCTTCTTGATTTTGACCATGTAATTACTCAGCGTTGCTTCGTATAG
- a CDS encoding mannitol-1-phosphate 5-dehydrogenase — protein MRAVHFGAGNIGRGFIGPMLSDSGYNVCFVGRNKSKIAQLQNRGQYPVTLANKDRDSFIVDNVTAINLNDTEDVTKAIAEAEIVTTAVGISALKDIAGTIAQGIERRLINHRNLKPLHIIACENGIGSSQKLKKSVYRHMKQSFKELADRNVAFPNAMVDRIVPVQKNTDSLEILVEPFSEWVIPRSGMIGNYNEIKGVHYVDSLAPYLERKLYTVNTGHCSAAYFGYLEGYTSIQEAMSDPAIRARVRGVLQETGTLLVHLYGFEPLEHARYIEKMMERFTNPNFNDKITRVARSPLRKLSPNDRLIKPAMLAHELGFETSHLVLAIASALYFDYEKDPEAVELQADIRNLGLSEVIATHLKIPTEHPLHGRIILEYNTMCIKYPHSNGQTVNCKTPYF, from the coding sequence TTGAGAGCCGTACATTTTGGAGCGGGCAATATTGGCAGAGGTTTTATTGGACCTATGTTGTCGGACTCCGGTTACAATGTTTGTTTCGTCGGAAGGAATAAGAGCAAGATTGCGCAGTTGCAAAATCGCGGACAATATCCCGTTACCTTGGCTAACAAGGATCGGGACAGCTTTATCGTTGATAATGTTACTGCGATCAATCTGAATGATACTGAGGACGTTACTAAAGCTATAGCAGAGGCTGAGATAGTAACCACTGCAGTTGGAATATCCGCTTTAAAAGATATTGCTGGTACTATCGCGCAGGGAATCGAACGAAGACTTATCAATCACAGGAACCTCAAACCTCTCCATATCATTGCTTGTGAGAACGGTATTGGAAGCAGTCAAAAGTTAAAGAAATCTGTATATCGGCATATGAAGCAATCCTTCAAGGAGCTTGCGGACCGCAATGTCGCTTTTCCAAATGCGATGGTTGATCGGATCGTGCCTGTGCAGAAAAATACAGATTCGCTTGAAATCCTCGTTGAACCCTTCAGTGAGTGGGTGATTCCGCGCAGTGGAATGATTGGTAATTACAACGAAATTAAAGGTGTCCATTATGTGGATTCGCTGGCACCATACCTCGAACGGAAGCTATATACTGTGAATACAGGCCATTGCAGTGCAGCCTATTTCGGATATCTGGAAGGTTATACTAGCATTCAGGAAGCGATGTCTGATCCCGCAATCAGAGCTCGTGTTCGTGGGGTACTCCAGGAAACAGGGACCTTACTGGTACATTTGTATGGCTTCGAGCCCTTAGAACATGCAAGGTATATAGAAAAGATGATGGAACGATTCACTAACCCCAACTTTAACGATAAAATCACACGTGTCGCCCGATCCCCGCTTCGTAAGCTTTCACCTAATGATCGACTGATAAAACCAGCAATGCTTGCCCATGAACTTGGCTTTGAGACTTCACACCTTGTTTTAGCTATAGCTTCAGCGCTTTATTTTGATTATGAAAAAGATCCAGAAGCCGTAGAGCTTCAAGCAGACATCCGAAATCTTGGACTCAGTGAAGTCATTGCGACGCATTTAAAAATCCCCACGGAGCATCCGCTTCATGGTCGTATTATTTTAGAGTACAACACCATGTGTATAAAATATCCCCATTCGAATGGCCAAACCGTCAATTGCAAAACCCCATACTTTTAA
- a CDS encoding glycoside hydrolase family 2 TIM barrel-domain containing protein: MRAKFVYQPPANGYPEWNNNPEIFELNRLDAHASMISYSHLSQALAGDKEASPYYKTLNGIWKFSFSETPDQRVVDFYKADFDCSTWATIPVPSHWQFQGYDYPQYTNVRYPWAESEPDLKPPFAPTKYNPVGSYIRTFTVPESWNGQPVYLSFQGVESAFYVWVNGERVGYCEDTFTPSEFDITPYLIAGDNKLAVEVYRWCDASWLEDQDFWRLSGIFREVYLYTAPSVHVADFFVNTVLDEDFVHANLNVDIKVENYFNQKLNPYTLQMQLYNKEDQPVWEAPVSAVTSFDQEGIQHFKLSEHVEDPYKWSAETPYLYTLALSMIDNNGNTTETVSCKVGFRTFEIKDGLMKINGKRIVLKGVNRHEFSCDTGRALSKDDMIRDIKLMKTHNINAVRTSHYPNQSVWYELCDEYGLYVIDETNLETHGTWQYGQQGIHEGNVPASKPEWRANVIDRCNSMMQRDKNHPSVIIWSLGNESYGGDNFIAMHDYLREADPTRPVHYEGIFHCRESEAASDIESTMYAKPYDVEKYALGHPQKPYIICEYSHAMGNSCGGLHLYTDMFDKYDVFQGAFIWDWVDQAIRTKTSEGVPYLAYGGDFGESPHDGNFSGNGLLFADRSVTPKLFEVKKCYQNIKVTALNIREGLFQIRNNFLFTDIEQYELKWEVALDGVTAQEGLLQISAAPGEIVECTIPYELISHRGDHEAILNLSFIQRSETSWADANHEIAWEQFILSPRIVIKAPKTTDGTLHVQELEGALTVQGGNFTLTFNTTTGELCSYYASGKEYLLEPVRPNFWRAVTDNDLGNGLPKRCAVWKQASNERNLVNMTYRTEGNLCFVATTYLLPTNPYSTLLVQYEIRPDGSLEILQELNPGSSDLPEIPEFGMMFVLDGRLDTLSWYGRGPHENYWDRQTGAPLGRYTGKVSDQFIPYLRPQECGNKTDVRFASISDGNDRSGLYFDSAIPMEINALPWKPEELEAHDHVYKLPVSNKTVLRVNYKQMGVGGDDSWGAPTHEEFTLLANRPYAFRFTLTLL; the protein is encoded by the coding sequence ATGCGAGCAAAATTTGTTTATCAGCCTCCTGCAAACGGTTATCCAGAATGGAATAATAATCCGGAAATTTTTGAACTAAATCGATTGGATGCCCATGCTTCCATGATTTCTTATAGCCATTTATCGCAAGCCTTGGCGGGGGATAAAGAAGCCTCGCCATATTACAAAACGCTAAATGGTATTTGGAAGTTCTCCTTTTCCGAAACACCGGATCAACGGGTCGTAGATTTCTATAAAGCAGATTTCGATTGCAGTACTTGGGCTACGATTCCTGTACCCTCTCACTGGCAATTCCAGGGCTATGATTACCCGCAATATACGAATGTGCGATATCCATGGGCAGAATCGGAACCTGATCTCAAGCCACCTTTTGCTCCGACAAAATATAATCCAGTAGGCTCGTACATACGAACCTTTACTGTACCTGAATCCTGGAACGGTCAACCTGTATACCTTAGCTTTCAGGGGGTTGAATCCGCTTTCTATGTATGGGTAAACGGAGAACGGGTCGGTTACTGTGAAGACACCTTTACACCTTCGGAATTCGATATTACCCCTTATTTAATTGCCGGTGATAATAAACTAGCTGTCGAGGTCTATCGTTGGTGTGATGCCAGTTGGCTGGAGGATCAAGATTTTTGGCGGCTTAGCGGTATTTTTCGGGAGGTCTATCTGTACACCGCCCCTTCTGTTCATGTTGCCGATTTTTTCGTTAATACCGTGTTAGACGAAGATTTCGTACATGCGAATTTAAACGTAGATATCAAAGTGGAAAATTACTTTAATCAGAAGCTAAACCCTTATACACTCCAAATGCAGCTATACAATAAAGAAGATCAGCCTGTATGGGAGGCTCCAGTATCTGCAGTTACTTCCTTTGATCAAGAGGGTATTCAGCATTTCAAGCTTTCTGAGCATGTAGAAGATCCATATAAGTGGAGTGCTGAGACACCGTATCTGTATACATTAGCTCTCTCCATGATTGACAATAACGGAAACACTACTGAAACCGTCAGCTGTAAGGTCGGATTCCGCACCTTTGAGATCAAAGACGGACTTATGAAGATCAACGGCAAAAGAATTGTACTTAAAGGCGTTAACCGGCACGAGTTCTCTTGTGACACAGGACGTGCGCTATCCAAAGATGACATGATCCGAGATATCAAACTGATGAAAACACATAATATTAATGCGGTTCGGACCTCTCACTACCCGAATCAGTCTGTTTGGTATGAGCTTTGTGATGAATACGGACTTTATGTTATCGATGAAACTAATCTGGAAACGCACGGCACTTGGCAATATGGGCAACAAGGAATACATGAGGGAAATGTACCTGCAAGTAAACCGGAATGGCGGGCCAATGTCATTGACCGTTGCAACTCCATGATGCAAAGAGACAAGAACCATCCTTCGGTTATCATCTGGTCACTGGGGAATGAGTCCTACGGCGGCGATAATTTCATCGCCATGCATGACTATCTCAGAGAAGCTGACCCAACACGACCTGTTCATTATGAAGGGATCTTCCATTGCAGAGAGTCGGAAGCAGCTAGTGATATAGAGTCGACTATGTATGCTAAACCGTACGATGTTGAAAAATATGCGCTTGGCCATCCTCAGAAGCCTTATATCATCTGCGAATACAGTCATGCAATGGGGAATTCTTGCGGTGGACTACACCTATACACCGATATGTTTGACAAGTACGATGTATTTCAAGGTGCTTTTATTTGGGATTGGGTGGATCAGGCTATCCGAACTAAAACATCCGAAGGTGTCCCATATTTAGCATATGGCGGTGACTTTGGTGAGTCGCCACATGATGGAAACTTTAGCGGAAACGGATTACTTTTTGCCGATCGTTCGGTTACTCCAAAGCTATTTGAGGTCAAAAAATGCTATCAAAACATTAAAGTAACGGCTTTAAATATCCGTGAAGGTCTCTTTCAGATTCGTAATAACTTTTTATTTACCGACATTGAACAGTACGAACTTAAATGGGAAGTTGCTTTAGACGGAGTAACTGCGCAAGAAGGTTTGCTGCAAATCTCTGCTGCACCAGGAGAAATCGTTGAATGCACTATCCCTTATGAACTGATTTCACATAGAGGTGATCATGAAGCTATTCTGAATCTCTCCTTTATTCAGCGTTCAGAAACTTCTTGGGCTGATGCTAACCACGAAATCGCTTGGGAACAGTTTATTCTATCCCCGCGTATCGTGATAAAGGCTCCAAAGACAACGGATGGAACGTTACATGTGCAGGAACTTGAAGGTGCATTGACCGTACAGGGTGGAAATTTCACTCTGACCTTTAATACGACAACTGGTGAGTTATGCTCATACTATGCTTCCGGTAAAGAATATCTGCTTGAGCCTGTAAGACCTAACTTCTGGAGAGCGGTCACAGATAATGATCTTGGCAATGGATTGCCAAAGCGTTGTGCAGTGTGGAAGCAAGCCTCTAATGAACGGAACCTAGTAAACATGACCTATAGAACCGAAGGAAATCTATGTTTCGTCGCCACCACTTACCTTTTGCCAACGAATCCGTATTCCACTCTCCTTGTTCAGTATGAGATTCGCCCTGACGGGTCATTAGAGATTCTGCAAGAACTGAATCCGGGTAGTAGCGATCTTCCAGAAATTCCTGAGTTCGGAATGATGTTCGTGCTGGATGGAAGACTCGATACCCTTTCATGGTACGGCCGTGGACCCCATGAGAATTATTGGGACAGACAGACCGGAGCACCACTTGGCCGCTATACGGGTAAAGTCAGTGATCAGTTCATCCCTTATCTCAGACCGCAAGAGTGTGGCAATAAGACAGATGTCAGATTTGCTTCGATTTCAGATGGCAACGACAGATCAGGACTTTATTTTGATAGTGCAATCCCTATGGAGATTAATGCTCTGCCTTGGAAACCCGAGGAACTGGAAGCACATGATCACGTATATAAATTGCCAGTCTCGAACAAAACCGTACTGAGAGTCAATTACAAGCAAATGGGAGTTGGGGGTGACGACAGCTGGGGTGCACCAACCCACGAAGAGTTCACTCTGCTGGCTAATCGACCATATGCTTTCCGTTTCACCTTAACTTTGCTCTAA